The genomic interval CTTGTATTTTATGAGGCCCCCCATCGTATCAAGGATACCCTTAAGGATATGGTGGAGGTGCTGGGAAACCGAAGGGCTGTAGTGGGAAGGGAGCTTACAAAAAAGTATGAGGAATTTTTAAGAAGTACCCTACAGGAGCTGTATGATTATTTTCAAGAAAACCCTCCTAAGGGGGAAATGGTTTTAATCTGTGAAGGTATTAGTCAAGAAGAAATGCTACAAAATGAAAGGGAAGCCTTTGAGGCCCTCTCTATTAAACAGCATATCCTTTCCTTTATAGAAGAGGGCTTGGATAAAAAAGAAGCCATTAAAAAGGTTGCTAAGGTGAGAAAAATCCCTAAATCAGAAGTATATAAAGAAGCCATAGACATTTAAGTCTATGGCCTCTTCTTAACATATTATTGACTTTGTCCTAGGGCATCAATACATCCTTTACATACATTTTTACCTTTATGTACAGTGATATCCGTAGCATTACCACAGAAAACACAAGCAGGTTCATATTTTTTCAATAAAACACTTTCACCATCTACATAAATTTCTAAAGCATCCTTTTCTGCAATGTTTAATGTACGTCTTAACTCAATAGGAAGTACAATTCTTCCCAATTCATCTACCTTTCTTACAATACCTGTTGATTTCAATTTTTTTCCTCCTTTAATAAGTTACCCTAAATCTAAAGACAGCTTCCATTATAATTATACAAATTTCGACATTATGTAATACATATTAGCAAATATTCCATAAAAAGTCAATTGTAAAAATTTGCAAAAGATTGTCAAAATTTTAACCACTATTGGATAACTTTCATGAATAATATATACTAAAAGTATTACAAGTACAACAACAATCCGTAAAAAATATCAATAGAAATAAATTTTTAAAGAATAGTCTATATAAAACTAGAGTTTTAGGAGCTGATAAAATGAATACCGCTGTCTCCAAAATCCTTCAATTAAGTAAACAATTAAATATAGATGTATATTTAGTGGGGGG from Natronincola ferrireducens carries:
- a CDS encoding AbrB/MazE/SpoVT family DNA-binding domain-containing protein, translating into MKSTGIVRKVDELGRIVLPIELRRTLNIAEKDALEIYVDGESVLLKKYEPACVFCGNATDITVHKGKNVCKGCIDALGQSQ